TTCATTCACTTCTTCTGCTATCGCAATAGCCTGATCTAATAAATCAGCAAGGACGTAAGCGTCAGCAGATCCAGTTGAGATTTCGGCACTTGCCAAACGTTTTAATTCATCTAAAGCGGCGATCTCACCCGCATAAAAAAGGGCACTTCCTTGTCCTGCTTTTTGTAAACCGGTATGTATTATAGGTGTTTTAGTCTCATCAAAAGTATAATTCAAAATGGTTTTTAAGTGAGGGAAGTAAGCTGCCGCATGATTAGTTGGGTTTACTTTACTTCTAAAAGATTCAATAGTGGTAAGATTGTTTGATTGGATGACAGAATTCCCGTAATAGGTGTCCAGTATAACAAATCTGTTTTTATTCTCATCTTTAGCTTTATCAATTGCCTGATTGTAAATGCTATAAAAATCAGATTCATTGGCTAGCGAAATAGCATCAGGGAAAATAATAAGAATTGGTTCTTTAATGTTTTTATGATCAATCTTACCCAGTCCTGTTTCCAATGAGGATAATTGTACTTCTGCTGACGTATAATCTCCTACAGAAATGATATAACAAGGTCCGCCGCCATTTGCAAAATACATTTGCAGCGAATAATACATTAAAAACTGTGCATGAGGTGCTACAATAGTTGCTCCTTTACCTTCTACATCCTGTAGCTGGATATTTTCTTCTTTTGCTTTTCCAAAATATTGTTCATATTCTAAAAGAGAGCTGATTCTGAAAGGCTCATTATACCCCACAGGGAGTAGTTCGGTATACCCAATAAATGCTGGCATAGCTGTTTCTATGTATGCAACTGAGTATGGAAGTTTTGTAATTTCTTCAACAGAAACACCTGGTGTTGCTGGATTTAACATGTTTAAAAATTTAAAGGGTTATTAGTTTTTAGTTTTTGCTTTTATGATTAATCAACTTTAATACTTTGTATATTAATGTCATTAATTAATTTAACAGGGACTACCTCCTTAGCCGCAATTTTTATCACGCTGATTTTATATAAAGCAGAAGGCATTATTTTTCCGCCTAATAATCCCCAGACGTAACTTAGCTGTTCAAAGGGAATGGAATGCAGTTCAATTCTGAAACTGAAATTGTTTTGGGGCTCAAGATCAACATATTCCAGAACATTCTTTGCCTGAAATACCTCAATAACTTTTGAAATACTTAGTAAAGATTTGCTGTATGTGCTTCTGTTGGCAGAGATCATTACATATAGATTTAAGTAAGCCGGAGTGCTTTCCTTATCATATCGAATCGGATTGTTGTCTACCACAACCTGCTGATACCTTGATCTGTTTTTCAATGTTGATTCCTCCTCAATGTTGAGCAGACTAATTACTACTTTGTTACTAAGTCCCTCAGTGTTGTCATCATGTTTTGCGATGTCATCAACAACAGCAATTTCAATTTCGCCAGGAACGTTAGGATCCCATAAACCATCCGGAGCATTTAGCTGATTTTTTAAAACTGTTAATACTTTATTAATCATAATTTCTGTTCTTAATTATTATGGTGCAAACATACAATCACACCCCCTCAAAAGACAAATATTTTGAGGGCTCAATACAGTCTTTGCAGTAAATAGGATTTTAATTCTTATAAAAGAAAACTAAAAACAACACTATTAATACACTGACAACAAATAC
The window above is part of the Chryseobacterium sp. MA9 genome. Proteins encoded here:
- a CDS encoding phage tail sheath subtilisin-like domain-containing protein; the encoded protein is MLNPATPGVSVEEITKLPYSVAYIETAMPAFIGYTELLPVGYNEPFRISSLLEYEQYFGKAKEENIQLQDVEGKGATIVAPHAQFLMYYSLQMYFANGGGPCYIISVGDYTSAEVQLSSLETGLGKIDHKNIKEPILIIFPDAISLANESDFYSIYNQAIDKAKDENKNRFVILDTYYGNSVIQSNNLTTIESFRSKVNPTNHAAAYFPHLKTILNYTFDETKTPIIHTGLQKAGQGSALFYAGEIAALDELKRLASAEISTGSADAYVLADLLDQAIAIAEEVNETADAGDKKNALTEVIDEAKVVLEAIYDGIIDDFMIPDGLDENAPVFSGEFDALKTAILEIKDEKGDANGITLKNLESSNSALYNQVKKEMLSLKVVLPPSSAIAGAYGRIDSTRGVWKAPANINISHVITPTEKISDQEQAALNIDAFGKSINAIRTFTGKGTLIWGARTLEGKDKNDEGKDNEWKKEKITNGSMYMYVAIII
- a CDS encoding DUF4255 domain-containing protein gives rise to the protein MINKVLTVLKNQLNAPDGLWDPNVPGEIEIAVVDDIAKHDDNTEGLSNKVVISLLNIEEESTLKNRSRYQQVVVDNNPIRYDKESTPAYLNLYVMISANRSTYSKSLLSISKVIEVFQAKNVLEYVDLEPQNNFSFRIELHSIPFEQLSYVWGLLGGKIMPSALYKISVIKIAAKEVVPVKLINDINIQSIKVD